From Qipengyuania psychrotolerans:
GGAAGGGGTGTGGAAGTGAACCTGGATCAGATTGAATTCCTTGCCGCCTGAATTCATTCCCATTCCGGCGGGAAAGTCCACTTGGACCTTCTCCTTGCCGAGCGCGATCGTGCCGCTGGTCTCGCCAAAATTTGTTTCGAATGCGATATCGCCGCGTGCGTTGGCCGCGCCAAGATCGATTGGCGACTGGTGCAGTCCGACATCGCACAGTGCATATGCCGCATTTACGGTCGACCAGCGCTCGGGCGAGGTTCCGTCGCTGAAGCTCCAGTCCTTTTCCTGGGCGACAACAGGGCCAGCAGCCATGGCAGCGAGTGCGAGGGTAGCGATCTTCTTCATAACATACTCCAACTGGCGACCCGACGGTCGCGGGATGTTCGTATGCCAGCGGTATATGAGTGTTGGGGCCGCCAGCGTCACTTACGTCCGACATCACGAGCGCATTTACGCTCGCCAGAGGGGCCCGGTCCGTGGCTCCCTTACGTTCGATCGCGGTATAGGTTCCCGACCAATTATATCTTTTGACATTGGTGAATCCCAACAAAGAACATATAGCGAACACATGACTGCGCAAACTGTCCTTCAAAAGCTCGAAATTCTCGCCGATGCGGCGAAATACGATGCATCATGTGCATCGTCCGGGACGGCAAAGAAGAACAGTCTTGGCGGGAAGGGCATCGGCTCGACCGAGGGGATGGGTATCTGCCATGCCTATGCGCCGGATGGTCGGTGTATCTCGCTGCTCAAGATCTTGCTGACCAATCACTGCGTGTTCGATTGTCATTACTGCGTAAACCGCAAGAGCTCGAATGTGCAGCGCGCGCGGTTCACGCCGCAAGAAGTGGTCGACCTCACGCTCGCCTTCTATCGGCGCAATTATATCGAAGGGCTGTTTCTGTCCTCCGGCATCGTGAAAAGCTCGAACCACACGATGGAACAGATCGTCGAGGTTGCGCGCATCCTGCGCGAAGAACACGATTTTCGCGGCTACATCCACCTCAAGACCATCCCCGAAGCCGATGCGGAGATCGTCCATCAGGCGGGGCTTTATGCCGACCGTGTGTCGATCAATGTCGAACTGCCGACCGACAGCGGATTGACCCGCCTCGCGCCCGACAAGGATGCGCGCCAGATCGAAGGTGCCATGGGCAAGGTGAAGGCTGACCTTGTCGAAGCGAAAGATGCGCGAAAGCGCTTCCGGCACGCCCCGCGCTTTGCGCCAGCGGGCCAATCGACACAGATGATCGTCGGGGCGGACGCCGCGACCGATGCGGACATCGTCGGCAAGGCCAGCCGGTTATACGATAATTTTCGTCTGCGCCGTGTCTATTACAGTGCCTTTTCACCGATCCCCGATGCCAGTGCGGTGCTGCCGCTGAAACGCCCTCCGCTGATCCGCGAACACCGGCTCTACCAGTCCGATTGGTTGATGCGCTTCTATGGCTACAAGCCGAGCGAAGTCATGCAGGCGACCGATGCTGATGGAAACCTGCCGCTCGACATCGACCCCAAGCTGGCATGGGCGCTGAAGTTTCGGGAGCAATTCCCGGTCGATGTGAACCGGGCCACCAAGGAACAATTGCTGCGTGTTCCCGGCCTTGGAGTGAAGGCGGTGAGCAAGATCCTCGTCAGCCGCCGCCATCGCACGCTTCGGCTGGATGATGTGGCAAAGCTCACCCAGTCGATCACCAAGGTGCGGCCCTTCATCTGCACGCTTGACTGGCGACCGGTCATGCTGACGGATCGCGCTGACCTGCGCAGCCTGCTCGCGCCAAAGACCGAGCAGCTGGAGTTATTCGTCGCATGACAGCTCTCCAGCACGTCAAGCTCGGCGCCTATTACGTGGTGCAGATGCCCGAGCCGGACGATTTCGATTTCTGGCGTGAACGGGCGCGTCAGCTGGTCCAGTGCGATGTCCCGCCCGACCGTGTGGCCTGGGTTGAACCCGGCGGCAGCGGCGATTTGTTTGCATCCGGCGAAAAATTGGGCGGAGAGCGGCGATCGCCTGTGCCCGATGCGGATGCGAAGGCAGTGCGGGCCAATCGCCGGTTCGTCAGCCTGGCGCGCAATGCCATCCTCCATTCCGATCCGGAGCGTTTCGGGCTGCTCTACCGGCTGCTGTGGCGATTGCAGGCAAACCCGCGGATGATGGAAGACAAGGCCGATCCAGACGTCCGCAAGATCGAGGAACTCGACAAGAACGTCCGCCGCGACAGCCATAAGATGCACGCTTTCGTCCGCTTCCGCCTTGTCGAATCCGAAGACGAGGAAGTGGGCGAACACTACGTTGCCTGGTTTGAACCCGAACATCACATCCTGCGTGCCAATGCCGGTTTCTTCATGCGCCGCTTCGCCAATATGCAGTGGTCGATCCTGACGCCGCGCGGATGCCTCCACTGGGACGGCGAGACAATGGCAGAAGGCCCTCCTGCCGAGCGCAGCGATGCCCCGGGCGGCGATCCGATGGAGGATATGTGGCGCACTTATTACGCCTCCATCTTCAATCCCGCACGGCTGAAAATTGGTGCCATGCTGAAGGAAATGCCGAAGAAATACTGGAAGAACATGCCCGAAGCCGCGCTCATTCCCGAACTGATCGCAGGCGCGCAGGGGCGCGAGGCGAGAATGGTCGCGGCCGGCGCGCTGGAATTCGAGGAGCGGCCCGAAACGCTGGCCGCTATCGACAAGGCCATCCATGCGTGCCGCAAATGTCCGATTGGCGGCCTCGACAATAATGCTGTCATGGGCGAGGGGCCGCAAGATGCCGCTCTGATGATCGTGGGTGAGCAGCCGGGAGATCAGGAGGATCAGCAGGGGCGTCCATTCGTGGGACCTGCTGGCCAATTGCTTGAGGTGCATCTCGAAAAGGCCGGGATCGACCGGCGCGCGGCCTATGTCACCAATACGGTGAAGCATTTCAAATATGTGATGCGCGGCAAAAGGCGCCTGCATCAGAACCCGGGCGCGAAGGAAATCGACACCTGTCGCTGGTGGATCGAGGCGGAGCGCGCCATCGTAAAACCGAAGCTGATCCTTGCCATGGGTGCCAGTGCGGCGCGCGGTATGCTGGGCAAGACGGTGAGCATGTCCAAAGTGCGAGGCGCGCCGATCCCGCTGGAAGATGGCAGCGAGTTATGGGTCACCGCGCACCCATCCTACCTGCTGCGCCTCGACGGTCCTGCGCGTGAAGAGCAGGCGCGGCTGCTCGATGCCGACCTCGCCGCAGTCAGGCACCGGCTGATGGAACTGGCCGGGTGACACCATGCCCGAAAACGATCTCCAGGTACCCAAGCGCACAATCGATCTCGATCCGGCGTCGATAGACGCGCCCTCCCGCGCGCCCTTCGTCGAGCTGGGCCTTGTCTCATGTTTCAGTTTCCTGCGCGGCGCATCCGATGCGGTGGACATCGTGCTCAAGGCGCGGGCGCTTGGCTATGATGCCATCGGGATAGCCGATGCCAACACCATGGCAGGCGTGGTGCGGGTGCATACCGAAGCACGAACACTCAAGCTGAAGCCCTGCATCGGCTGCCGGATCGAGACAGTCGAGGGGCTGGCCTTCCTCGCCTATCCGGAAAACCGCACAGCCTATGGCCGTCTGTGCCGCCTGATCTCGGCCGGACGGATGCGCGATCTGGATGGCGGATGGCAGGAGAAAGGCGCGTGCGACATCAGCCTCGCCATGCTCGCGCGCCACGCCGAGGGCGTGCAACTCATCCTGCTCCCGCCGAATGATCTGGCGCGCGAATTCACCGTACCTGCATGGGCCAGCAATGTGGTGGGACTGGGCGGCGAAAAGGTGCAGGAGCATATCGCCGCGCCCTTTGCGGACGTCCTGCCGCACCTTTCTGCAGGCCTGGACTCTTTGCGCCATATTGCTGCGGCCTATCTCTACACCGATAACGATATTGCACGGATAGAGCGGCTGGATGCGCTGGCCAAAGCGAACGGCCTGTCCATTCTTGCGACCAATGATGTGCACTACGCAGGGCCCGAACGGCGCCCGCTGCAGGATGTGATGACCGCAATCCGCCACAAGACTACCGTGGCGCGGGCAGGGCACCTTCTGCATGGTAATGCGGAGCGTTATCTCAAGCCGCCTGCAACCATGGTGCGCCTGTTCGAACGCTGGCCCCATGCAATCCACGCTGCGCGCGAAGTTGCCGACGCCTGCAATTTCAGCCTCGACGAACTGCAATACGAATATCCCGAAGAGCTTTATCCCGGCGGGGCGGAGCCGCAGGAGTATCTCGAAAGCGAGACCTGGAGAGGCGCCGACTGGCGCTACCCCTCCGGCGTGCCGGAGAGTGTCACGGAGACATTGCACAAGGAATTGGCGCTGATCGGCAAGATGGATCTGGCGCGGTATTTCCTGACCATCAAGGACATCGTCGATTTTGCGCGCAACAAGGTCGATCCGCCGATCCTGTGCCAGGGCCGGGGAAGCGCGGCGAATTCCGCCGTGTGCTACTGCCTTGGCATCACCAATGTCGATCCGGCCCAGCACCAGTTGCTGTTCGACCGCTTCATCTCCGAAGACCGCAAGGAACCGCCCGATATCGATGTCGATTTCGAGCATGAGCGGCGCGAGGAAGTGATCCAGTACCTCTATCGCAAATACGGCCGCCACCGCGCCGGACTATGCGCCACGGTCATTCATTACCGCCCGCGCATGGCCATCCGCGAAGTTGGCAAGGCCATGGGTCTGTCAGAGGATGTCACCGCTGCCCTCGCCAAGACGGTGTGGGGCGGATGGGGCCGAGAAATCAGTGAAAAACACGCGTCCGAAACGGGCATGGATGTCAGTGATCCGCACCTGAAGCGGGTTCTTAAACTGACCGAACAAATGATTGGAATGCCGCGCCATCTATCACAACACGTGGGCGGGTTCATCCTCACCGAAGGCGCGCTCAGCGAGACCGTGCCAATTGGCAATGGCGCCATGCCTGATCGCAGTTTCATTGAATGGGACAAGGACGATATCGAGGCGCTGGGCATCCTCAAGGTCGATGTGCTGGCGCTGGGCATGCTCACCTGCATCAGGAAATGCCTCGACCTGCTGGACGATCATCACGGGCGCACCCTGACGTTGGCGAGTGTCCCGCGCGAGGATCCGGAAACTTATGCCATGCTGCGCAGCGGCGATTCCCTTGGCGTGTTTCAGGTCGAAAGCCGTGCGCAGATGAACATGCTCCCCCGCCTGCGCCCGCGCGAGTTTTACGACCTCGTCATCCAGGTGGCCATCGTGCGTCCCGGCCCCATCCAGGGCGATATGGTCCACCCCTATCTCAAGCGCCGCCGGGGGGCAGAGCAGGTGGTCATTCCCGCACCATCGCCCGAACATGGCGCACCCGACGAGCTTTCCAGCATTCTCGAACGCACGCTGGGCGTGCCGATCTTCCAGGAACAGGCGATGAAGATCGCGCTCGACGCAGCCAGGTTTTCGTCAAAAGAGGCCAATCGGCTGCGCAAGGCCATGGCGACCTTCCGCAGCCGTGGCATGGTCGACGAACTGCAGGACATGATGGTCGAACGGATGGTCAATCGCGGTTACGACCGCGATTTTGCGCAGCGCTGCTTCAACCAGATCCGCGGCTTCGGCGAATACGGTTTCCCCGAAAGCCATGCCGCCAGCTTCGCGCATCTCGTTTATGTATCGAGCTGGCTCAAATGCCATTTCCCCGCCGCCTTCGCCTGCGCGCTGCTTAATTCACAGCCGATGGGTTTCTATGCGCCCGCCCAGATCGTGCGCGATGCAGCAGAGCACGGGGTCGAGGTGCTGCCGGCTGATGTGAACCTGTCTGCATGGGATTGCACGCTTGAAGAAAAGGGCAAGGCGCGAGCGCAGGGACCCGACAACGGCAGGTTGGACAAGCACGTCGCGCTGCGTCTGGGGTTCAGGCAGGTCGATGGCCTGCCCGAAGCGGTTGCAGCACAGCTTATCGCCGAGCGGGAGACAGGCGGCGCATATGAGGATGTCCGCGCCCTGCGCGATCGCGCGCGCATCGGTCCAGCCCATGCAGAACGCCTGGCCAGCGCCGATTGCTTCGGGTCGATGGGCCTTACACGCAGGCAGGCCTTATGGGACGCACGCAGCCTGGTTGGTGGACCGGATTTGCCATTGTTCGCCGCTGCTGCCGCGCGCGATGAAGGTGCGGAGAGAAGCCGCACAAACCTGCCGCAGATGCCGCTCAGCGAGGAAGTGGTGGCAGATTACCAGACCACTCGCCTCAGCCTGAAAGCGCACCCGATGGCATTCCTGCGCGCCAGCCTTGCGGAGCGCGGATTTGTGCGCGCCTGCGACCTGCGTGCCAAGAAGTTCCGCAGCATGGTCCATGTCGCAGGCGTGGTGCTGATCCGTCAGCGCCCGGGCAGCGCCAAGGGCGTATGCTTCATCACGCTGGAAGATGAGACCGGCGTCATCAATCTTGTCGTCTGGCCGGACCTTAAGGAAAAGCAGCGCCGCGTAGTCATGGGGTCGCGCCTGATGGAGGTGCGCGGCCGCGTCGAATATGACGACGAGGTCATCCATGTCATCGCGCACCATATGACGGATGCGACGGGTGAATTGCACAAGCTTTCCGACGACATACTCAATGCACCGCTGGCGCGCGCGGATCACGTCAGCAACCCGCTGCCCGACAAGTTCAATCCGAGAGACAATCTGCGTGACGGTACCGACGACCCCTATCAACCGGTCGAGCCGTGGCAGGAACCGCCACCGGGCAATCGCGAATGCGGCTGGCAAGGCGGTCATCCGCGCGATGTCCGTATCATTCCGAAATCGCGCGACTTTCACTGACGCTCTGGTAAAGCGCCGCCGATGATCGGCCTTGAGACCCTCGCTGCATTTCTGGTGGTCACTGCGACCACCAGTATCGTGCCCGGGCCCTCGATGATGTTCGTGATGAGCCAGGCAATCTGGCGCGGGCCGCGCTCGGGCTGGGCAGCGCTGATGGGCATGCAAATCGGGTATTTCGTGTGGTGGGCCTTCGCCGCACTCGGCCTTGGCGCGCTTGCTGCCACTTATCCTCTGGCCTTCCGCATACTTGCCATCAGCGGAATCCTCTATCTGGCATGGCTCGGCATCAGGGCGATCCGCCATTCTTTCCACGTGGAAGACGATGGCGCAGCGCCGACGCGCAAGGTGTCTGGCCATGCGTTTCGCGACGGAATTGCCGTGGCCATCGGCAACCCCAAATCCCTGGTCTACATGGTCGCGATCATTCCGCCCTTTGTCGATCCGCAGCGCTCGGTCCCAACGCAGATCGTGATATTGGCACTGGTCGCACTGGTGGCAGACCTTGTAATTGGATGGCTCTACATCGCCGCTGGCAAGCGACTGGCGACATTCATGGAGCGTGCTGCGACGCGAAGCTGGATCGATCGCGGCATCGGGATCGTATTCATCCTGATAGCGGCCGCGATCCTGGTCGATCTGATGGGTACGAAGATTTGAATCTGGGAATTTCACGGCATATCGGCAAGTTCGCAGGCGATCGCCGCGTGCTCGCCTTGCTCCTGCTCGCCGCACTTTTCATCGCCGGGAGATCATGGCTCGCGGCACATCCCGAGCATGATCCGTGGGCACCCCTCAACCTGTCCGACCCGCCGGGCTGGGCGACACAGGCCAAGCTGCAGGCGCTGCGCAGCGATATCCCGCAGTGCCGCGCGGTATTACAGCGAAGCGAGGTGGCGTTCTCGGCGTTGGAACCTGCTGGCGAAGGCGATTGCCGCCGCACAGATCGCACGCGGCTGGATGCATATCCGCTCGTACCCGATACCCCGCCCACGACTTGTCCCATGGCCGTTGCCCTCCAGATCTGGAAGCGCGACACGCTGGAACCAGCGGCGCGGGAAGTCTTCGGGAGTGGGATCGCACGGATCGAACACCTGGGAGCCTATTCATGCCGTCGCCTTTATGGGCGCGATGAGGGGCCGTGGAGTGAACATGCCACGGCCAATGCGCTGGATATTGCGGGTTTCGTGCTCGACGATGGAACACGCATCAATGTGCTGAGCGACTGGCTGGCAGAGGGTGATAAGGCGCGATTTTTAAGGAGAGTGCGTGACGGTGCCTGCGACGGTTTCGCTACCGTACTCTCACCCGACTACAACTCCGCCCACGCCGACCATTTTCACTTCGACATGAGCGATCGCTGGCGCGGCACCTGCCGTTAGAACGGATCGAGCGAATAGCCTGCGCTGCGGACAGTGCGGACAGGATCCTTTGCACCATCCATCTCCAACGCTTTACGCAGGCGGCGAATGTGAACATCGACCGTGCGCAACTCGATATCGCTGTCGGTGCCCCAGACCCCGTCGAGCAGCTGGTTCCGGCTGAACACTCGGCCCGGACTTTCCATGAAAAATTTTAGCATGCGGTACTCGGTCGGACCAAGTTTGAGGGTTTTCCCTGATCGACTGACCTTGTGTGCAACAGGGTCAAGAGTGATGTCGCCGAGCTCTATGGATTCGCCTGCCAGCACTGGCCGGATGCGCCGCATCACAGCTGCAACCCGTGCCAGAAGCTCCCGCGGTGAGAAGGGTTTGGTAAGATAATCGTCTGCACCGGTTTCCAGTCCGCGGACCCGGTCATCCTCGGTTTCGCGTGCCGTCAACATGATGATTGGCACATGAGCTGTCGTTTTGTCCCGGCGCAGGCGGCGGCACACCTCAATCCCGCTTGTCCCTTCGATCATCCAGTCGAGAATGACGAGATCGGGGGTTTCCTCGGTCGCAAGAAGGATCGCCTCATCGCCGTCCGGAGTGGTGCGGACGTCATAGCCTTCGTTCGTAAAGCGGTATTCCAGCAGTTCAGAGAGGGACGGGTCGTCTTCGACCAGCAGTAGTTTAGCTGCCTGCACTTTTGCGTCTCCATGCGAGCGTGATTTCTCGTTGGACACCGGCGTATGACCCTTAAGCTACAGGTTTATGTCAACCGTCTTCGTCGACGGGATAAAGTCCCGTAGCAGCAAAGTGGACCATTTCTGCGACGTTGGTTGCATGGTCCCCGATCCGTTCGAGGTTACGGGCCACGAAGAGGAGCTGCGCCGCACTTGAAATCATCGACGGATTTTCAACCATGTGGCTGACAAGGTTGCGGAAAATCGAATTGTAGAAGGCGTCGACTTTCTCGTCGGCGAGGATGACTTCCTTGGCGAGTTCGGGATCGCGCGCAGCGTAGGCCGTCAGCACGTCATGAACCATCTCACTGGCGACTTCGGCCATCGCCGGGAGAAGGGTGAGAGGCTCGAACTTCTTGCGATTGTCGCCAATCTCGCGGCTCGCCTTGGCGATGTTCTTCGAATAATCGCCAATGCGTTCAACGACGCCGGCTATTTTCAGTGCTGCGATAACTTCGCGAAGGTCGTCGGCCATAGGGGCGCGCAGAGCGATGATGCGCACGGCCAGCTTATCGATCTCGCTTTCCAGCGCGTCGATTTTCTTGTCGGCCTTGACGACTTTCTTGGCCAACTCATCGTCGCCGCGCACCAGCGCATCAAGCGATTGCTGAATTGCGACTTCGGCCAGACCGCCCATTTCCGCGATCAGTCCGCGAAGGCGTGTGATGTCCTCGTCGAAGGCTTTTACGGTATGTTCTTGCATTTTTTCCAAAGCCTTATCCGTACCGGCCCGTGATGTAATCCTGCGTTCGTTTTTCGAGCGGATTGGTGAATATGTCAGAAGTCCGGCCATACTCCACCATCTTTCCGAGATGGAAGAACGCGGTGCGCTGGCTGACGCGCGCGGCCTGCTGCATTGAATGGGTCACGATCACGATAGCATAACGACCATTCAGCTCATCAATCAGTTCCTCGATTTTTGCGGTCGCAATGGGGTCGAGCGCGGAACATGGCTCGTCCATCAGAATAACTTCAGGATCCACTGCGATGGCGCGCGCGATGCAAAGGCGTTGCTGCTGTCCGCCCGAAAGTGCAGTGCCGCTATCCTGAAGGCGTTCCTTGACCTCTTCCCACAATCCTGCGCGGCGCAGGGATCGTTCGACCACTTCGTCAAGCTCGTCCTTGCCTTCGGCAAGTCCGTGGATTTTGGGGCCGTACGCAACATTGTCGTAGATCGATTTCGGGAACGGGTTCGGCTTCTGGAATACCATGCCGACGCGTGCGCGCAGTTGCACGACATCCATGCCGGACTTGTAGATATCCTCGCCATCGAGATTGATCTCACCCTCGACGCGGGCCGTGGGGATCGTGTCGTTCATGCGGTTGAGTGTCCGCAGGAAAGTCGACTTGCCGCAGCCGGACGGGCCGATGAAAGCGGTGACATACTTAGTCGGAATATCAATCGACACCTCGTCGATCGCCTTCTTGTCACCGTAGTATACGGAGACGTCCCGCGCGCTCATCTTGGCGTCGGTATCTTCCAGATTTTTGTGAACTACGGTCACCACTTTTTCTCGAACTTGTTGCGCAGGTAGATGGCGAGGCCGTTCATCAACAGGAGGAACAGCAATAGGACAATGATAGCCGCACTTGTCCGTTCAACGAAACCGCGATCGATTTCGTCGGACCACAGGAAAATCTGCATCGGCAGAACTGTCGCAGGTGAAGTGAACCCATCAGGCGGTGTCGCGACGAATGCGCGCATGCCGATCATCAGCAGAGGCGCTGTTTCGCCCAAGGCGCGGGCCATGCCGATGATAGTACCGGTCAAGATACCGGGCAGGGCAAGCGGCAGGACGTGGTGGAAGACGACCTGAACCGGCGAAGCGCCCACGGCCAGCGCACCGTCGCGGATGCTGGGAGGAACAGCCTTGATGGCATTGCGTCCGGCGATCACGATAACCGGCATGGTCATCAGGGCCAACGTCATACCACCGATCACTGGGGCCGATCGCAAATTGGGGAAGATCGTCAGGAACACCGCCAGGCCGAGCAGGCCGAAGATGATCGACGGAACTGCAGCGAGATTGTTGATCGATAGCTCGATCAGATCGGTCCACCGGTTTTTCGGAGCGTATTCCTCGAGGTAGAGTGCTGCCAGAACGCCGATCGGGAACGCTAGCAGCAAGGTCACCACCATCGTCAGCATGGAGCCTTTCAAAGCGCCCCAGATTCCGACTTGTTGCGGGTTGGTGGCATCGGCGCGGCTAAAGAAGCCGGCGTCGAAATTCTTGTCAATCTTGCCCTCGGCGTCGAGCTGTGCGGCAAGGGCCTGCATTTCGGCCGAGCCTTCACCAGCGTAACCGCTGGCAAGATCGGCACTTGCAGGCAGCCAGAATGTCCGTTCCTGTCGGATTATCGACGGGTCGGCAATGATGGCCTGCGCGACATCGCGCCATGCTTGTGCGCCAAGCTCTTCAGCGGCTTCTTCGCCGAGCGCTTCCTGCGCGAAATACTGAACCACTTCAGGTAAGCCCTGTCCTTGAAGCGATTGCACGGCGTCTGGGCCAGCCATCGTCGCGGGATCAGCCGACAGGCCAGCCTGCGCGAAGTCGATGGGCACAGCCACTTCGGAACGCTGGAAACCGCCGATGCCGTTGAAAGTCATCGAGGCGAGCAAATAGATCAGCACGCCAACTGAGAACACGATTGCCGCAAGACCAAGGCCGCGGAAACGCTTTTCAGCTGCGTAGCGCTTTTTCAGCCGCGCTTCGAAGGCGGGCGTACGCGTGGGGGCAATGCGCTCACTCATAAGCTTCGCGGAACCTCTTAACGACGCGCAAGGCAATGAAGTTCAGACCCAGTGTGACCATGAAGAGCACGAACCCGAGCGCGAAGGCACTCAGCGTTGCGGGATGGTCGAAACTGCCTTCGCCAGTCAGCATGGCGACGATCTGGACCGTCACCGTGGTCATGGAATCGAGCGGATTGGCGCTGAGGTTTGCCGCAGTGGATGCTGCCATCACCACGATCATGGTTTCCCCGATGGCGCGGCTGATCGCGAGCATTACGCCTGCCACGATGCCCGGCAACGCGGCTGGCACCAGTACGCGGCGGATTGTTTCATTGGTGGTCGCACCCATTGCCAGGCTGCCATCGCGCATGGCTTGCGGCACTGCTGCGATGGAATCGTCGGCCATCGACGATACGAACGGGATAATCATCACACCCAT
This genomic window contains:
- the pstB gene encoding phosphate ABC transporter ATP-binding protein PstB — translated: MSARDVSVYYGDKKAIDEVSIDIPTKYVTAFIGPSGCGKSTFLRTLNRMNDTIPTARVEGEINLDGEDIYKSGMDVVQLRARVGMVFQKPNPFPKSIYDNVAYGPKIHGLAEGKDELDEVVERSLRRAGLWEEVKERLQDSGTALSGGQQQRLCIARAIAVDPEVILMDEPCSALDPIATAKIEELIDELNGRYAIVIVTHSMQQAARVSQRTAFFHLGKMVEYGRTSDIFTNPLEKRTQDYITGRYG
- the pstA gene encoding phosphate ABC transporter permease PstA, which gives rise to MSERIAPTRTPAFEARLKKRYAAEKRFRGLGLAAIVFSVGVLIYLLASMTFNGIGGFQRSEVAVPIDFAQAGLSADPATMAGPDAVQSLQGQGLPEVVQYFAQEALGEEAAEELGAQAWRDVAQAIIADPSIIRQERTFWLPASADLASGYAGEGSAEMQALAAQLDAEGKIDKNFDAGFFSRADATNPQQVGIWGALKGSMLTMVVTLLLAFPIGVLAALYLEEYAPKNRWTDLIELSINNLAAVPSIIFGLLGLAVFLTIFPNLRSAPVIGGMTLALMTMPVIVIAGRNAIKAVPPSIRDGALAVGASPVQVVFHHVLPLALPGILTGTIIGMARALGETAPLLMIGMRAFVATPPDGFTSPATVLPMQIFLWSDEIDRGFVERTSAAIIVLLLFLLLMNGLAIYLRNKFEKKW